Sequence from the Pseudomonadota bacterium genome:
CCACCATGGTCCGCATCCCCGGCTACATGGTGCCCCTGGACTTCGCCAAAGATCGCAAGCTCTCACGCTTCCTGCTCGTGCCCTACTTCGGCGCCTGCATCCACACGCCGCCGCCGCCACCGAACCAGATCGTGTTCGTGACCGCCGATCCCGCCGTGCGCCTGGACAGCCTGTGGGAACCGGTGTCCGCCGTCGGCGTGCTGCGCACGACCGCGGCCTACACGGACACGGCCAACGCGGCCTACACGCTACAGTTGAGTAAGCTCGAAGCGTATGAGTACTGACGACGGCGCCGACGCCGTCATCGCCCTCGAGCAAGTACGCTTCGGCTACGACCGCTCCGCCGGCCCCGTGCTGGCCCTCGACACCCTGCAGATCGCCCGCGGCGAGCGCATCTTCCTGCGCGGCCCGAGCGGTTGCGGCAAGAGCACGTTGCTCTCCCTGCTGTCGGGGATACTCCAGCCGTGGTCTGGCGAGATCCGCCTGCTGGGGCACGAACTGCACGCCCTGCGGGGCGGGCGCCGTGACGCCTTACGCGCCACCCATCTCGGGGTGATCTTCCAGCTCTTCAATCTGGTGCCCTACCTCTCGATCGTCGCTAACGTCACCCTGCCCTGTCGCTTCTCGCCGGTGCGTCGCCAGCGGGTGCTCGAGGACGGCACCACCTTGCAGGAGGAGGCGCAACGGCTGCTCGAACGCCTGGGCCTCGACGAGTCCTTACAGCGCCAACCGCCGACCGCGCTCAGCGTTGGTCAGCAACAGCGGGTCGCCGCGGCCCGCGCCCTGATCGGTCGACCGGAGCTGGTGCTCGCCGATGAGCCCACCTCCGCCCTCGACGCCGAGGCCCGCGACCGCTTCATCACCTTGCTCTCCGAGGAGTGCGCCCGCGGTAGTTCGAGCCTGCTCTTCGTGAGCCACGACGGCGCCCTCGCCCACCACTTCGATCGCGCTCAAGACCTCTCGGCCCTCAACCAGGCGGCCACCCAATGAATACGGTAGTTGCCGACCTCGCCCTGCGCAGCGCCCTGAACCGCCGCGCCACCCTGCTGCTCACGGTGCTCGCCATCGCCATCGGCGTCGGTGCATTCCTCGCCGTGGAGAAGGTGCGTTCGGGCGCCCGAGATGCCTTCGAGCGCACGATCTCCGGCACCGACCTCATCGTCGGTACACGCACCGGCTCGATCAACCTGCTGCTCTTCACCGTGTTCCACATCGGCGAAGTGCCGGCCAACATGAGCTGGGAAAGCTTCGAGCGCATCTCGGCCTGGCCCGAGGTGGACTGGACGGTGCCGATCTCCCTCGGCGACAGCTT
This genomic interval carries:
- a CDS encoding DUF3299 domain-containing protein codes for the protein QAEPPTADEDKADGQATAKVGDQTPLDISWDDLLPEGELDRLEELYRMFYESQGSGGPASILEGGPGDSMDQIGTFTTVGELDATMVRIPGYMVPLDFAKDRKLSRFLLVPYFGACIHTPPPPPNQIVFVTADPAVRLDSLWEPVSAVGVLRTTAAYTDTANAAYTLQLSKLEAYEY
- a CDS encoding ABC transporter ATP-binding protein: MSTDDGADAVIALEQVRFGYDRSAGPVLALDTLQIARGERIFLRGPSGCGKSTLLSLLSGILQPWSGEIRLLGHELHALRGGRRDALRATHLGVIFQLFNLVPYLSIVANVTLPCRFSPVRRQRVLEDGTTLQEEAQRLLERLGLDESLQRQPPTALSVGQQQRVAAARALIGRPELVLADEPTSALDAEARDRFITLLSEECARGSSSLLFVSHDGALAHHFDRAQDLSALNQAATQ